A region of Oceaniferula marina DNA encodes the following proteins:
- the dxs gene encoding 1-deoxy-D-xylulose-5-phosphate synthase, translated as MTTKSGSFELPELLSQIKGPGDVKALPEEKLTDLCEEIRHTLIHALSQTGGHLGPNLGVVELTVALHRVFDTPEDKFLFDVSHQGYVHKMLTGRADTIHTIRTPGGLNGFLLRTESEHDCYGAGHAGTALSAALGMASARDLKGDDNHVVAVAGDAAFTCGPTLEAMNNVSEATDKLIVVLNDNEWSIDRNVGALAKYFNALQTHPTFSSIRHKASEFVGKVGGESVRKFAHKVERNTKNLIFPNVLFEKFGLRYYGPIDGHDLGLLIRTFEHLKTQDEPVILHIITEKGRGYKPATSNPGKFHGLGTYKVEDGSTAAAATPTYSELFGRAITDFAKKDPKITAITAAMPGGTKLEIFKEEIPDRYFDVGIAEEHAALFACGHATHGLRPFLAIYSTFMQRAIDMIMHDMALQNLPVRLCMDRGGLSGDDGPTHHGIFDIAYLRGVPNLIHMQPKDEDEFIDMLWTMALHDDSPSAIRYPRGAGIGTTPKAEPQQLAIGKGEVLQDGQDIAIISLGHMYATALETVEKLEALGHSVALINPRFIKPLDAELILEYARKCKVVLTMEDHVLNNGFGTSVIELLSNHDVATPVKRIGWPDEFIDHGKEEQLRIQHGLTADHAISLVTPYLKASS; from the coding sequence ATGACGACGAAATCAGGCTCTTTTGAGCTCCCCGAACTCCTCTCCCAAATCAAGGGACCCGGAGATGTCAAGGCACTCCCAGAAGAGAAGCTCACGGACCTCTGCGAGGAAATCCGCCACACCTTGATCCACGCCCTGTCCCAAACCGGAGGACACCTCGGGCCGAACCTCGGAGTCGTCGAATTGACCGTGGCCCTGCACCGGGTGTTCGACACTCCGGAAGACAAGTTCCTTTTCGACGTCTCTCACCAAGGGTATGTGCATAAAATGCTCACCGGTCGGGCAGACACCATCCACACCATCCGGACCCCGGGAGGACTCAACGGCTTTTTACTCCGAACCGAATCCGAACACGATTGTTACGGAGCCGGCCACGCAGGAACCGCCCTCTCCGCGGCCTTGGGAATGGCCTCGGCCCGAGACCTCAAGGGCGATGACAACCATGTCGTCGCGGTTGCTGGCGATGCGGCCTTCACCTGTGGTCCCACTCTTGAGGCGATGAACAACGTCTCCGAAGCCACCGACAAACTGATTGTGGTCCTCAACGACAACGAATGGTCGATTGATCGCAATGTTGGTGCCCTCGCTAAGTATTTCAACGCCCTGCAAACCCACCCGACTTTTTCATCCATCCGTCACAAGGCCTCCGAGTTTGTGGGGAAAGTCGGGGGTGAAAGCGTTCGCAAATTTGCCCACAAGGTGGAACGCAATACGAAGAACCTGATCTTCCCCAACGTCCTGTTCGAAAAGTTCGGCCTCCGCTATTACGGCCCGATCGACGGCCACGACCTCGGACTGCTGATCCGGACCTTTGAACACCTCAAAACGCAGGACGAGCCCGTCATCCTCCACATCATCACCGAAAAAGGTCGAGGGTACAAACCTGCCACCTCCAACCCCGGCAAATTTCACGGCCTCGGCACCTATAAAGTCGAAGACGGCTCCACCGCAGCAGCAGCCACTCCGACCTACTCAGAACTCTTCGGCCGAGCCATCACGGACTTCGCTAAAAAAGACCCGAAAATCACCGCCATCACCGCCGCCATGCCGGGCGGCACCAAACTCGAAATTTTCAAAGAGGAAATCCCGGATCGCTACTTTGATGTTGGCATCGCCGAGGAGCACGCCGCCCTCTTTGCCTGCGGTCACGCCACTCACGGGCTCCGCCCCTTCCTCGCCATCTATTCCACCTTCATGCAACGGGCGATTGACATGATCATGCACGACATGGCTCTGCAAAACCTGCCGGTCCGCCTCTGCATGGACCGTGGAGGACTCAGCGGAGATGACGGCCCGACTCACCACGGTATCTTTGATATCGCGTATCTACGCGGCGTCCCGAACCTGATCCACATGCAACCAAAAGATGAAGACGAATTCATCGACATGCTCTGGACCATGGCCTTACACGATGACTCCCCGTCAGCCATCCGCTACCCACGTGGTGCCGGTATAGGGACCACCCCCAAAGCCGAGCCTCAACAACTCGCAATCGGCAAAGGTGAAGTCCTGCAAGACGGTCAGGACATTGCCATCATCAGCCTGGGCCACATGTACGCAACCGCTCTTGAAACCGTAGAAAAACTTGAAGCGCTCGGCCACTCGGTCGCACTCATCAATCCACGCTTCATCAAGCCTTTGGATGCTGAACTCATTCTCGAATACGCCCGAAAATGCAAGGTTGTCCTCACCATGGAAGACCACGTGCTCAATAACGGTTTCGGAACCAGCGTGATCGAACTCCTCAGCAACCACGATGTCGCCACCCCGGTCAAACGCATCGGCTGGCCCGACGAATTCATCGACCACGGAAAAGAAGAACAACTGAGGATCCAACACGGACTCACCGCTGACCACGCAATCAGCCTGGTCACCCCTTACCTCAAAGCATCGTCCTAA
- the xseB gene encoding exodeoxyribonuclease VII small subunit: MPPSKKKKDPSFEQALDELETMVETMESGQLPLEQLISHYERGATLITHCEKVLDDARKRLELLTLKPSSDNDPAEETNPKATPAESFNDDDEIRLF; the protein is encoded by the coding sequence ATGCCTCCGAGCAAAAAAAAGAAAGACCCCAGCTTCGAGCAAGCGCTCGACGAGTTGGAAACCATGGTCGAAACCATGGAATCCGGGCAACTGCCACTGGAACAACTCATCAGCCACTACGAACGGGGAGCCACCCTCATCACCCACTGCGAAAAAGTGCTCGACGATGCCCGGAAACGGCTCGAACTCCTCACTCTCAAACCATCCTCGGACAACGATCCAGCCGAAGAAACCAACCCGAAGGCCACTCCAGCCGAATCTTTCAACGATGACGACGAAATCAGGCTCTTTTGA
- a CDS encoding ArnT family glycosyltransferase: MATPNTPAYDPAKLIRRALFFVILAGLAISSIFITFKGLSAPRGMEQAQIGREIARGQGYSTKVIRPVAISQMKEANGEQPNLENLPDTYHAPLNPCVNAAVLKMTDAGDKQRWRMPSDTNIYQLDRVIAATCTIFFLIAIGVNYLLISRIFDTTIASTTAILMLFCELMWKLSQSGLPQMLMLMLFSCAMFFLWRGVENREENKSALAPVMISGVFMCLLVLTHWLAVWIYIGFVIFAAVYFKPKGIIAAGLSVLLALFVIPVIYFLYVGPTGSPFGTAYYAIHNGLGGGEDSIMRNLSPAGEDLALQGLLMNIMRSTLLQISDLHQNFGAILVAPLFFLALLHPFKRDSLAAFRWLILLMWVFAGIGMSIYGIRRGSMDPNQIHILFAPLMTAYGLAMVSILWGRLNIPPSMHMLRYAHLVLIVAISAGPMLLNLPKDLKNGLRAEGFGGFPHYPPYFPSAFNRTLADNTTTQDIIISDTPWAVAWYADRMSVWLPKNLDQIEAIEEMASDQQTPVQGIVISPYSFNADRILSSGAPGRAYGDLYPLVYNAFARIGSNQNLNFIDINPKFKPLAQRYEYKQPLFSYGYIMYYSNRPVVAAED, translated from the coding sequence ATGGCTACACCCAACACTCCTGCCTACGACCCAGCAAAACTCATTCGCCGAGCCCTCTTTTTCGTCATTCTTGCCGGACTCGCCATTTCCTCGATTTTCATCACCTTCAAAGGACTCTCCGCTCCCCGGGGGATGGAACAAGCCCAGATCGGACGTGAAATCGCACGCGGACAAGGCTACTCAACCAAGGTCATCCGGCCGGTTGCCATCTCACAAATGAAAGAGGCCAATGGCGAGCAACCCAACCTCGAAAACCTCCCGGACACCTACCACGCCCCACTCAACCCCTGCGTGAACGCCGCCGTGCTTAAAATGACCGACGCCGGAGACAAGCAACGCTGGCGGATGCCCAGCGACACCAATATCTACCAGCTCGACCGCGTAATTGCCGCCACCTGCACCATTTTCTTCCTCATCGCCATCGGGGTGAACTACCTGCTCATTTCGCGGATTTTCGACACCACCATTGCGTCCACCACCGCGATCCTGATGCTCTTTTGTGAGTTAATGTGGAAACTCTCCCAGTCCGGGCTCCCGCAAATGCTCATGCTCATGCTCTTTTCCTGCGCCATGTTCTTCCTCTGGAGAGGTGTGGAAAACCGGGAAGAAAACAAATCAGCTCTCGCCCCTGTAATGATTTCCGGTGTGTTTATGTGCCTGCTCGTGCTCACCCACTGGCTTGCCGTCTGGATCTACATCGGCTTCGTCATCTTTGCTGCCGTCTATTTCAAACCCAAGGGCATCATCGCCGCCGGACTCTCCGTCCTGCTCGCCCTTTTTGTCATCCCTGTGATTTACTTCCTCTATGTCGGCCCGACCGGCAGTCCGTTCGGCACCGCCTATTATGCCATCCACAACGGCCTCGGTGGCGGAGAAGACTCCATCATGCGCAACCTCTCACCCGCGGGTGAGGATTTGGCCCTGCAAGGGCTCCTGATGAACATCATGCGCTCCACCCTGCTGCAGATCTCCGATCTCCATCAGAACTTCGGAGCCATCCTGGTAGCCCCCTTGTTTTTCCTCGCTTTGCTGCACCCGTTCAAGCGGGACAGCCTGGCAGCCTTCCGCTGGTTGATTCTTCTGATGTGGGTCTTTGCCGGCATCGGCATGTCCATTTATGGCATCCGCCGCGGGTCCATGGACCCCAACCAGATCCATATCCTCTTCGCTCCGCTGATGACAGCCTACGGACTGGCCATGGTCTCCATCCTCTGGGGCCGTCTCAACATCCCACCGTCGATGCACATGCTGCGCTACGCCCACCTCGTGCTCATCGTCGCCATCAGCGCCGGCCCCATGCTGCTCAACTTGCCCAAGGACCTCAAAAATGGTCTCCGAGCCGAAGGCTTTGGCGGATTCCCCCACTACCCGCCATATTTCCCCAGCGCCTTCAACCGGACACTCGCAGACAATACCACCACCCAGGATATCATCATCAGTGACACCCCGTGGGCGGTTGCCTGGTACGCCGACCGGATGTCGGTCTGGCTGCCCAAAAACTTGGACCAAATCGAAGCCATCGAAGAAATGGCATCTGATCAACAGACCCCCGTCCAGGGCATCGTGATCTCACCTTACTCCTTTAACGCCGACAGAATCCTGAGTTCCGGAGCCCCGGGTCGGGCCTATGGTGACCTCTACCCCTTGGTCTACAATGCCTTCGCCCGCATCGGATCTAACCAGAACCTGAACTTCATCGATATCAATCCGAAGTTTAAGCCCCTCGCCCAGCGTTACGAATACAAGCAACCGCTGTTCAGCTACGGCTATATCATGTATTACTCCAACCGCCCGGTTGTCGCAGCGGAAGACTAA
- a CDS encoding sigma-54-dependent transcriptional regulator: MTDATLLIVDDEKSTRDGLRMALEDSFDCYVAADIQEAMTLLKSDPIDLLLTDLRLAGDNGMDLLDQALTLPRPPVAIMMTAYGSVDTAVEAMRRGAWNFVTKPLNLDEVELLLKRALRSRSLEKSNTRLEQENQQLRKKNRDSKRGLENLIGQSPAMQQVCDLVTQVAPTRATVLIEGESGTGKELVAHAIHQLSGRPADKMLVVNCAALSPQLLESELFGHEKGAFTGASQRRIGRFEQANGGSLFLDEIGEIDASTQVKLLRALSERTIERVGSNQSIPVDVRIITATNKDLRKLASKGEFREDLFFRLNVVRVLMPTLRERQDDIILLAQAFLREFSLENNKELKPLSDDALRMLRSYPWPGNVRELRTAIEHGVVMSNDPVIEPRHLPYFLSSELEADSRETSPTVTQISEKNEMQLDSDEEFNLHALEIRTIRRALAHTGDNRTDAARLLGISRRTLQRKLKELT; encoded by the coding sequence ATGACCGACGCCACCTTACTCATTGTTGACGATGAAAAATCCACGCGCGACGGCTTGCGCATGGCCTTGGAGGATAGCTTTGATTGCTATGTCGCCGCTGACATCCAGGAAGCGATGACCCTGCTTAAATCCGACCCCATTGACCTACTGCTTACCGACCTCCGCCTCGCAGGTGACAATGGCATGGACCTACTCGACCAGGCACTCACCCTGCCCCGCCCTCCTGTAGCGATCATGATGACCGCCTACGGCTCGGTCGACACCGCGGTCGAAGCCATGCGTCGCGGAGCTTGGAATTTCGTCACCAAACCCCTCAACCTCGACGAAGTGGAGCTCTTACTCAAAAGAGCACTCCGGTCACGCAGCCTGGAAAAAAGCAACACCCGGCTCGAGCAAGAAAACCAACAACTCCGGAAAAAAAACCGCGACAGCAAACGCGGGCTGGAAAACCTGATTGGCCAGTCACCTGCCATGCAACAGGTCTGCGACCTCGTCACACAAGTGGCGCCCACCCGGGCGACCGTATTGATCGAAGGAGAAAGTGGCACCGGCAAGGAGCTCGTCGCCCACGCCATCCACCAACTCAGTGGCCGCCCGGCGGACAAAATGCTGGTCGTCAACTGCGCAGCCCTCTCCCCCCAACTCTTGGAAAGCGAGCTCTTCGGCCACGAAAAAGGAGCCTTCACCGGGGCAAGCCAACGCCGCATCGGTCGCTTCGAACAAGCCAATGGCGGAAGCCTGTTTCTGGATGAAATCGGAGAAATCGACGCCTCGACCCAGGTCAAACTCCTACGAGCCTTGAGCGAACGAACCATTGAACGGGTCGGATCCAACCAAAGCATCCCGGTGGATGTCCGGATCATCACCGCTACCAACAAAGACCTCCGCAAACTCGCCAGCAAAGGAGAATTCCGCGAGGACCTCTTTTTCCGACTCAATGTCGTGCGGGTGCTCATGCCAACACTGAGGGAAAGGCAAGACGATATCATCCTGCTCGCCCAAGCATTTCTCCGCGAATTCTCTCTTGAAAACAACAAAGAGCTCAAGCCGCTCTCCGACGATGCCCTGAGGATGCTGCGGTCCTACCCTTGGCCAGGGAACGTCCGCGAACTACGAACAGCCATCGAACACGGCGTCGTCATGAGCAATGATCCTGTGATCGAGCCCCGTCATCTGCCATATTTTCTGAGCTCCGAACTGGAAGCTGACAGCCGCGAAACCAGCCCAACGGTCACGCAAATATCTGAAAAGAACGAAATGCAGCTTGATTCCGACGAAGAATTCAATTTGCATGCGCTCGAAATACGCACCATTCGCCGAGCACTGGCACACACCGGAGACAACCGGACGGATGCCGCCCGCCTGCTGGGAATCAGTCGCCGCACCCTGCAACGCAAACTCAAAGAACTTACCTGA
- a CDS encoding sensor histidine kinase, producing the protein MKPGFLDKLIARIDQVEPGEVQNLVMRLVREKGFLESVFEALKEGVLILDPDSQITFVNLAASRIFGIDPNRCIGNPLSQTVRGLDWKQLADPDRIVSRDMEIFYPEKRLLNFYLSPIRGEFENDDHLLGYALIVRDITRTRAQEEELVESEKLNALTLLAAGVAHEIGNPLNSLDIHLQLLDRKIKKLPADQQASLSDHLHTAQGEIRRLDTILKQFLQAIRPSQAGKNDYKLLPLHDLLRDTLSVLEPELEERNVQISLHLAENPPRLNLDGDQIKQALYNLLKNAFQALPASGGLIEITTAVSDYDVTLTIRDHGSGIPPEVMGSLFEPFHSTKKTGSGLGLLIVRRILREHGGEFEIESLEGEGTTVTLFFPRQNKNIRLLEDHHSSIIEITPTP; encoded by the coding sequence ATGAAACCAGGCTTCCTCGACAAACTCATCGCCCGCATCGACCAGGTGGAACCCGGCGAAGTCCAAAACCTGGTCATGCGACTCGTCCGGGAAAAAGGCTTCCTCGAAAGCGTCTTTGAAGCCCTCAAGGAGGGAGTCCTCATCCTCGACCCCGACAGCCAGATCACCTTCGTCAACCTCGCGGCCTCGCGCATTTTCGGCATCGACCCCAATCGCTGCATTGGCAACCCACTCTCCCAAACCGTCCGCGGACTGGACTGGAAACAACTCGCCGACCCCGACCGCATCGTCAGCCGGGACATGGAAATCTTCTACCCCGAAAAACGGCTACTCAACTTCTACCTCTCCCCGATCCGCGGCGAATTCGAAAATGACGACCACCTGCTCGGATACGCCTTGATCGTCCGCGACATCACCCGGACGCGGGCTCAGGAAGAAGAACTCGTCGAAAGCGAGAAACTCAACGCCCTGACACTGCTGGCAGCCGGCGTCGCCCATGAAATCGGCAACCCGCTGAACTCTCTCGACATCCATCTGCAGCTACTCGACCGCAAAATCAAAAAACTGCCCGCCGACCAACAAGCATCTCTATCCGATCACCTGCATACAGCCCAAGGAGAGATCCGAAGACTCGACACCATCCTCAAACAATTCCTTCAGGCCATCCGCCCAAGCCAAGCAGGTAAAAACGATTACAAGCTTCTCCCACTTCACGATCTGCTCAGGGACACGCTCAGCGTGTTAGAACCGGAATTGGAAGAGCGCAATGTGCAAATCTCCCTCCATCTTGCCGAAAACCCACCACGTCTCAACCTCGATGGAGACCAAATCAAACAAGCACTCTACAATCTTCTGAAAAATGCCTTCCAAGCGCTACCAGCCAGTGGAGGGCTAATCGAAATCACCACCGCAGTCAGTGACTACGACGTCACACTCACCATCCGCGACCACGGATCAGGCATCCCTCCCGAAGTGATGGGCTCCCTTTTCGAACCCTTCCACAGCACAAAAAAAACCGGCAGTGGCCTCGGGCTGCTCATCGTCCGGAGGATCCTTCGCGAACACGGCGGCGAATTTGAAATCGAAAGCCTGGAAGGGGAAGGAACCACGGTAACCCTCTTCTTCCCACGCCAAAACAAAAACATCAGACTTCTGGAAGACCACCATTCCTCGATCATCGAAATCACCCCGACACCATGA
- the cutA gene encoding divalent-cation tolerance protein CutA, producing MIVLCGFPNEDEARHIGTHLVERQYAACVNLLPGVESIYRWQGKLCREREIMAVMKTTRAGFAALSRELVAMHSYDEPEVLALPVADGSPGYLQWLIDGVRG from the coding sequence ATGATTGTACTGTGTGGGTTTCCTAACGAGGACGAGGCGCGACATATTGGCACACATCTGGTTGAAAGGCAATACGCGGCATGTGTTAATCTTTTACCTGGGGTTGAGTCGATTTACCGGTGGCAGGGCAAGTTGTGTCGGGAGCGCGAAATCATGGCGGTGATGAAGACCACGCGGGCCGGCTTTGCGGCATTGAGTCGTGAGTTGGTGGCGATGCATAGTTATGATGAACCGGAAGTGCTTGCTTTACCTGTCGCGGATGGTTCGCCGGGGTATCTGCAGTGGTTGATTGACGGGGTCCGAGGTTAG